In a genomic window of Vigna angularis cultivar LongXiaoDou No.4 chromosome 6, ASM1680809v1, whole genome shotgun sequence:
- the LOC108343053 gene encoding protein LNK1 isoform X1 yields MYELEDNVWDGFGECDDHTVPHAGDKHNKQLTVQGDICKDSLHKLHGIGSSDCRNSYGTQDKEELYLENMTQKEKMLEKDSWSHTPEAVFSSRVGDSSKEAKRPTLDDTGMSDQGFKSSNLDSGGCELCEDDTILGDKCVVENDSVCQYPINHISQADNELSFLDNDGWLDIGNFEDVDRMLSCDLTFGAGSLNNEEEFCWLSSSHGAEGSDDALKSDFKFSYAEMSPLKSLTDYKMDSKENLVGISKDSNERSSPVDEKNSSQMDVIDDSVPVPLSMFSENESDMKSGDIIDLLPKEKPQRKLPKPSARRRKNCYIENGGSVHPYAPPENYADTKQPFGTSSSGVTSLDSIQKHKLNLDSDSLGCIQAQIPTRLPDYSHARNHSSLFPTLSGSRSEHDGHLSPSVKESSYASNIESHGHSLDAAALKTFENREKLYQCCDGPPLTSSFKNDNTPNQIPLHSPGSAQQIGHQFENDNEGHSEVQGVSLGFSPEIDSSAVQESSSMGSVLEQTSLEATSFCHLQQIMDQLDIKTKLCIRDSLYRLAKSAEQRHNNNANGCIGDNEACKAMMVQDASRCTGLMDMETNTNPIDRSVAHLLFHRPSDPSMLLPNETLPFKSGATIHHGLVVNLPVKTEKQVCQEDSSAGLENKFSGGNNTK; encoded by the exons ATGTACGAG CTTGAAGATAACGTGTGGGATGGATTTGGTGAATGTGATGATCATACAGTGCCCCATGCTGGTGACAAGCATAATAAACAGTTAACAGTACAGGGAGATATCTGTAAGGATTCACTTCATAAATTACATGGTATAGGAAGTAGTGATTGCCGTAATAGCTATGGTACTCAGGATAAGGAGGAATTGTACTTAGAGAATATGACTCAGAAAGAGAAAATGCTAGAAAAGGATTCTTGGTCTCATACACCTGAAGCTGTGTTTTCTTCTCGTGTTGGTGACTCAAGTAAAGAAGCCAAAAGGCCAACTTTAGATGACACAGGCATGTCTGATCAGGGCTTCAAGAGCAGCAATTTAGATTCTGGTGGATGTGAGCTCTGTGAAGATGATACTATCTTGGGAGACAAGTGTGTGGTTGAAAATGACAGTGTCTGTCAATATCCAATCAATCACATATCCCAAGCTGACAATGAACTCAGTTTTCTTGATAATGATGGGTGGTTAGATATAGGAAACTTTGAAGATGTTGACAGGATGTT aagttgTGATTTAACGTTTGGAGCTGGAAGCCTCAACAATGAAGAGGAGTTCTGCTGGCTCTCATCTTCTCATGGTGCTGAAGGTTCTGATGATGCATTGAAGTCTGACTTTAAGTTTTCATATGCAGAAATGAGTCCATTGAAAAGTTTAACAGATTATAAAATGGATTCTAAGGAAAATTTGGTTGGTATTTCAAAAGATTCCAATGAAAGATCATCTCCTGTTGATGAAAAAAACAGTTCTCAAATGGATGTTATTGACGATAGTGTACCTGTTCCATTATCAATGTTCAGTGAGAATGAGTCTGATATGAAATCTGGTGATATAATTGACTTGCTACCCAAAGAAAAG cCGCAGAGGAAGCTGCCAAAGCCATCAGCGAGAAGGCGAAAAAACTGTTACATAGAAAATGGAGGTTCTGTTCATCCTTACGCACCTCCAGAGAATTATGCAGATACAAAGCAACCGTTTGGAACGTCTTCCAGTGGAGTTACATCTCTTGATAGCATCCAGAAACATAAGCTGAACTTAGATTCTGATTCTTTAGGCTGTATACAGGCACAAATTCCTACAAGACTCCCAGACTATAGTCATGCTCGAAATCACAGTTCCTTGTTTCCAACTTTATCTGGATCAAGATCTGAGCATGACGGTCATCTGTCTCCTTCTGTTAAAGAGTCATCATATGCATCAAACATTGAATCTCATGGTCATTCTTTGGACGCTGCTGCCTTGAAAACGTTTGAAAACAGAGAAAAGTTGTACCAATGCTGTGATGGACCTCCGTTAACCAGCAGTTTCAAAAATGATAATACGCCAAATCAAATACCACTTCATAGTCCCGGTTCAGCTCAGCAAATAGGTCACCAGTTTGAAAATGACAATGAAGGTCATAGTGAAGTCCAGGGAGTCAGCCTAGGCTTTTCACCAGAAATAGATTCTTCAGCAGTGCAGGAAAGCTCATCCATGGGCTCTGTTCTGGAGCAAACCTCACTTGAAGCAACTAGCTTTTGCCACCTGCAACAGATCATGGATCAG TTGGATATTAAAACCAAACTTTGCATAAGGGACAGTCTATACCGCTTGGCTAAGAGTGCGGAGCAAAGACACAACAATAATGCTAATGGTTGCATTGGAGACAATGAAGCATGCAAAGCAATGATGGTGCAGGATGCAAGCAG GTGTACCGGATTAATGGACATGGAAACTAACACAAATCCCATCGATCGGTCTGTAGCACACTTATTGTTTCACAGGCCTTCAGATCCATCAATGTTGCTTCCTAACGAAACTTTACCTTTCAAATCCGGAGCCACA ATACATCATGGATTAGTGGTCAATCTACCAGTAAAGACTGAGAAACAAGTCTGTCAAGAAGATTCTTCAGCCGGATTGGAGAACAAGTTTTCCGGGGGAAACAACACCAAATGA
- the LOC108343053 gene encoding protein LNK1 isoform X2 encodes MYELEDNVWDGFGECDDHTVPHAGDKHNKQLTVQGDICKDSLHKLHGIGSSDCRNSYGTQDKEELYLENMTQKEKMLEKDSWSHTPEAVFSSRVGDSSKEAKRPTLDDTGMSDQGFKSSNLDSGGCELCEDDTILGDKCVVENDSVCQYPINHISQADNELSFLDNDGWLDIGNFEDVDRMLSCDLTFGAGSLNNEEEFCWLSSSHGAEGSDDALKSDFKFSYAEMSPLKSLTDYKMDSKENLVGISKDSNERSSPVDEKNSSQMDVIDDSVPVPLSMFSENESDMKSGDIIDLLPKEKPQRKLPKPSARRRKNCYIENGGSVHPYAPPENYADTKQPFGTSSSGVTSLDSIQKHKLNLDSDSLGCIQAQIPTRLPDYSHARNHSSLFPTLSGSRSEHDGHLSPSVKESSYASNIESHGHSLDAAALKTFENREKLYQCCDGPPLTSSFKNDNTPNQIPLHSPGSAQQIGHQFENDNEGHSEVQGVSLGFSPEIDSSAVQESSSMGSVLEQTSLEATSFCHLQQIMDQLELLSCDQQLAHRFELW; translated from the exons ATGTACGAG CTTGAAGATAACGTGTGGGATGGATTTGGTGAATGTGATGATCATACAGTGCCCCATGCTGGTGACAAGCATAATAAACAGTTAACAGTACAGGGAGATATCTGTAAGGATTCACTTCATAAATTACATGGTATAGGAAGTAGTGATTGCCGTAATAGCTATGGTACTCAGGATAAGGAGGAATTGTACTTAGAGAATATGACTCAGAAAGAGAAAATGCTAGAAAAGGATTCTTGGTCTCATACACCTGAAGCTGTGTTTTCTTCTCGTGTTGGTGACTCAAGTAAAGAAGCCAAAAGGCCAACTTTAGATGACACAGGCATGTCTGATCAGGGCTTCAAGAGCAGCAATTTAGATTCTGGTGGATGTGAGCTCTGTGAAGATGATACTATCTTGGGAGACAAGTGTGTGGTTGAAAATGACAGTGTCTGTCAATATCCAATCAATCACATATCCCAAGCTGACAATGAACTCAGTTTTCTTGATAATGATGGGTGGTTAGATATAGGAAACTTTGAAGATGTTGACAGGATGTT aagttgTGATTTAACGTTTGGAGCTGGAAGCCTCAACAATGAAGAGGAGTTCTGCTGGCTCTCATCTTCTCATGGTGCTGAAGGTTCTGATGATGCATTGAAGTCTGACTTTAAGTTTTCATATGCAGAAATGAGTCCATTGAAAAGTTTAACAGATTATAAAATGGATTCTAAGGAAAATTTGGTTGGTATTTCAAAAGATTCCAATGAAAGATCATCTCCTGTTGATGAAAAAAACAGTTCTCAAATGGATGTTATTGACGATAGTGTACCTGTTCCATTATCAATGTTCAGTGAGAATGAGTCTGATATGAAATCTGGTGATATAATTGACTTGCTACCCAAAGAAAAG cCGCAGAGGAAGCTGCCAAAGCCATCAGCGAGAAGGCGAAAAAACTGTTACATAGAAAATGGAGGTTCTGTTCATCCTTACGCACCTCCAGAGAATTATGCAGATACAAAGCAACCGTTTGGAACGTCTTCCAGTGGAGTTACATCTCTTGATAGCATCCAGAAACATAAGCTGAACTTAGATTCTGATTCTTTAGGCTGTATACAGGCACAAATTCCTACAAGACTCCCAGACTATAGTCATGCTCGAAATCACAGTTCCTTGTTTCCAACTTTATCTGGATCAAGATCTGAGCATGACGGTCATCTGTCTCCTTCTGTTAAAGAGTCATCATATGCATCAAACATTGAATCTCATGGTCATTCTTTGGACGCTGCTGCCTTGAAAACGTTTGAAAACAGAGAAAAGTTGTACCAATGCTGTGATGGACCTCCGTTAACCAGCAGTTTCAAAAATGATAATACGCCAAATCAAATACCACTTCATAGTCCCGGTTCAGCTCAGCAAATAGGTCACCAGTTTGAAAATGACAATGAAGGTCATAGTGAAGTCCAGGGAGTCAGCCTAGGCTTTTCACCAGAAATAGATTCTTCAGCAGTGCAGGAAAGCTCATCCATGGGCTCTGTTCTGGAGCAAACCTCACTTGAAGCAACTAGCTTTTGCCACCTGCAACAGATCATGGATCAG TTGGAGTTGCTGTCATGTGACCAACAGCTAGCTCACAGGTTTGAGTTGTGGTGA